CCTCGGCCCGGAGTTCGTCACCGGAAGCTCCCGCATGAAGTCCGGCACGGCGCAGAAGATGCTCCTGAACATGATCACCACCTCGGTCATGATCCGCCTCGGCCGAGTGAAGGGCAACAAGATGGTGAACATGCAGCTGAGCAACCAGAAGCTCGTCGACCGTGGCGCGCGCATGCTGGTGGGCGAGCTCGGCCTCTCCTACGATCGCGCCCGTACCCTGCTCCTCCTCCACGGCTCGGTCAAGAAAGCTCTCGACGCCTTCGGTCGGGAGGGAGGGGACAAAGAGCAGACGAGGTGAATCATCGCACGAACACACCGCTCCTCGTTGCCCTCCGTGAGCAGAAGGCCACCCGACTGAAGGGGGGCATCTATCACCGCACACAAGTGGATCTGACTTACAACTCGAACCGTATCGAGGGTAGCCGCCTGACGCACGAGCAGACGCGCTGCATCTTTGAGACGAACACGATCGGGCTAACGAATGACGCGGTAAACGTGGACGACATCCTCGAAACCGTCAACCACTTCCGCTGCGTCGATCGGATCATTGACGAGGCTGACCAGCCGCTGACGGAGGCCTTCATCAAGGAGCTCCATGCCATGCTGAAGCAATCCACGACGGACAGCCGACGGGAATGGTTCGCTGTGGGCGACTACAAGCGACTGCCCAACGAGGTGGGCGGTATGGAGACTTGCCCTCCTGAGGAGGTGGCGGATCGCATGCAGTCGCTTCTGGCCGCATACCGCGCCGATCCTCACCCGACGCTCGAGTCACTTATCGACTTCCACCACCGCTTTGAGTCCATCCACCCCTTCCAAGACGGCAACGGGCGTGTCGGCCGACTGATCCTCTTCAAGGAGTGCCTCGGACAGGCCATCGTCCCCTTCATCATCACCGACCGCCTGAAGCCGTTTTACTATCGCGGCCTGCGGGAATGGGGACGGATGAACGGTTACCTGCTCGATACCTGCCTCACGGCACAAGACGAGTATCGCGCACTGATGCAGTATTTCCGGATTGGGGAATAGCATAAGTATCCCCCACCCGACGTTGGAACTACGACAGCCTCTGAACCGCCTCCCATTGTCAGCCGTCAGAGGCATGCTCCCGCGGGGATTCAGGGCATTGACAACCGTCAGAGGTATGCAAAACGCGTTTTACACGCCATTGACAACAGTCAGAGGCACTCAAAACGCATTTTGCATGCCGTTGACAACAGTCAGAGGTACCTAAAACGCGTTTTACGCCCCACGGACAACAGTCAGAGGCACTCAAAATGCGTTTTGCATGCCATTGACAACAGTCAACGGGTCATCTGTTAAGAAATTTCACACTTCGACACCCGGCAGAGGCCGCCAAACGCCCATCCCCTCCCTTTTTGCACTACTTTTGCCCTCGTCTCTTCCGAAGAGATGCACCCCCCAGGATGAAGCGATTGTATATTTTCCTACTCAAAACATTCCTACCGTTGTTCTTCATGACCTTCGGTATTTGTCTTTTCATCGTACTCATGCAGTTCCTGTGGAAGTACGTG
The sequence above is drawn from the Tannerella serpentiformis genome and encodes:
- a CDS encoding Fic family protein produces the protein MNHRTNTPLLVALREQKATRLKGGIYHRTQVDLTYNSNRIEGSRLTHEQTRCIFETNTIGLTNDAVNVDDILETVNHFRCVDRIIDEADQPLTEAFIKELHAMLKQSTTDSRREWFAVGDYKRLPNEVGGMETCPPEEVADRMQSLLAAYRADPHPTLESLIDFHHRFESIHPFQDGNGRVGRLILFKECLGQAIVPFIITDRLKPFYYRGLREWGRMNGYLLDTCLTAQDEYRALMQYFRIGE